In Afipia sp. GAS231, a single window of DNA contains:
- a CDS encoding zinc-finger domain-containing protein, with translation MSDHVVPHFHNDAGVSVIEIGSQEFMCVGANPPFDHPHVFLDLGNDNEIICPYCSTLYRFAADLGAGEARPPECVLKDKVA, from the coding sequence ATGTCCGATCATGTCGTCCCGCACTTCCATAACGACGCCGGCGTTTCGGTGATCGAGATCGGCTCGCAAGAGTTCATGTGCGTCGGCGCCAACCCGCCGTTCGACCATCCGCATGTGTTTCTCGATCTCGGCAACGACAACGAGATCATCTGCCCCTATTGCTCCACGCTGTACCGCTTTGCCGCCGACCTCGGCGCGGGCGAAGCGCGTCCCCCCGAATGCGTCCTGAAGGACAAGGTCGCCTGA
- a CDS encoding alpha/beta fold hydrolase yields MPSFHNGAVEIAYLDEGEGDPVLLVHGFASSKNVNWVYPTWVSDLKKDGRRVIALDNRGHGESGKLYDAAQYEIAVMADDVIALMDHLDIARADVMGYSLGSRMTAVLALKAPQRLRSAILGGIGIGLIEGGGPGESVALALEAPDLEDVTDPVGRTFRAFADQTRSDRRALAACLRGSRRLMTREEAAAITGVPVLIAVGTADEIAGSAQALGEIIPGSEVLDIPNRDHMRAVGDKVYKSGVTDFLSRRP; encoded by the coding sequence ATGCCGAGTTTCCACAACGGCGCAGTTGAAATTGCCTATCTCGACGAAGGTGAGGGCGATCCTGTCCTGCTCGTGCACGGCTTTGCCTCGAGCAAGAACGTGAACTGGGTCTATCCGACCTGGGTTTCCGACCTGAAGAAAGACGGCCGCCGCGTCATTGCGCTCGACAATCGCGGGCATGGCGAGTCCGGCAAACTCTACGACGCCGCGCAGTACGAGATCGCTGTTATGGCCGACGACGTCATCGCGCTGATGGATCATCTCGATATCGCCCGCGCCGATGTCATGGGCTATTCGCTGGGCTCGCGGATGACGGCGGTGCTCGCGCTGAAGGCGCCGCAGCGGCTGCGCTCGGCCATTCTCGGCGGCATCGGCATCGGCCTGATCGAGGGCGGCGGCCCCGGCGAGAGCGTGGCGCTGGCGCTGGAAGCGCCTGATCTGGAGGACGTCACCGATCCGGTCGGGCGCACCTTTCGCGCCTTCGCCGACCAGACCCGTTCCGACCGCCGTGCGCTCGCCGCCTGCCTGCGCGGCTCGCGGCGATTGATGACGCGCGAGGAAGCTGCCGCGATCACCGGTGTGCCGGTGCTGATCGCGGTCGGCACCGCGGACGAGATCGCGGGCTCGGCTCAAGCGCTCGGCGAGATCATTCCGGGCTCAGAAGTGCTCGATATTCCGAACCGCGACCACATGCGCGCCGTCGGCGACAAGGTCTACAAATCGGGCGTTACCGACTTCCTGTCACGCCGACCGTGA